A genomic segment from Flavobacterium litorale encodes:
- a CDS encoding NADP-dependent isocitrate dehydrogenase yields the protein MNTFSQICNVIINKYNIEMTTVTIAKGDGIGPEIMDATLSVLKAAGAQIKTEEITVGEKEYLSGNTSGISSQAWDTVRRNKILLKGPITTPQGGGYKSLNVSIRKSLGLYANVRPCVSMHPYVATKHPKMDMVIVRENEEDLYAGIEHQQTDEVMQCLKLISRPGCEKIVRYAFEYARHYGRKKVTCFTKDNIMKQTDGLFHKVFDEIAAEYPEIENEHWIIDIGAAKMADSPEEFDVIVMPNLYGDIQSDVAAQIAGSVGLAGSSNIGEECAMFEAIHGSAPLISGQNKANPSGLLQGAVMMLNHIGQTEVAEKIQNAWLRTIEEGKHTFDIYKEGTSTELLGTKEFAEAVVANLGKKPQQFKEAAYDKEKVLQLPKYVRKPQADKKLVGIDVFVNWTGSEPNELAALLEKINADEAGLNMITNRGIKVWPNGFKETFCTDHWRCRFMPQEGKSIDKKDIVNLLGGAIDNNIDVIKTENLYEFDGKPAFSLGQGQ from the coding sequence ATGAATACGTTTTCGCAAATTTGCAATGTAATAATCAACAAATACAACATAGAAATGACAACAGTTACTATTGCAAAGGGCGACGGTATAGGTCCTGAAATTATGGATGCAACGTTATCAGTACTTAAAGCTGCTGGAGCGCAAATTAAAACGGAAGAAATTACAGTAGGCGAAAAAGAGTACCTATCGGGCAACACCTCAGGTATCTCTAGCCAGGCTTGGGATACCGTGCGTCGTAACAAAATATTACTAAAAGGTCCTATTACTACACCACAAGGTGGTGGGTACAAAAGCCTTAACGTAAGTATTCGTAAGTCGTTAGGGTTGTATGCCAATGTACGTCCGTGCGTAAGTATGCACCCGTATGTTGCTACAAAACATCCTAAAATGGATATGGTTATTGTACGTGAGAATGAAGAGGATTTATATGCAGGGATAGAGCACCAGCAAACCGATGAGGTTATGCAGTGCCTAAAGCTAATTAGCCGCCCAGGTTGTGAGAAAATTGTACGGTATGCCTTTGAGTATGCACGCCACTACGGACGTAAAAAAGTAACGTGTTTTACGAAGGATAATATTATGAAGCAGACGGACGGATTGTTCCATAAAGTATTTGACGAAATAGCTGCAGAGTACCCAGAGATAGAAAATGAACACTGGATTATTGATATAGGTGCTGCAAAAATGGCGGACTCGCCAGAGGAGTTTGATGTAATTGTAATGCCCAACCTTTACGGCGATATCCAGAGTGATGTTGCGGCACAAATTGCAGGCTCGGTAGGATTAGCAGGTTCATCTAACATTGGCGAGGAGTGTGCTATGTTCGAAGCCATTCACGGTTCGGCACCTCTTATTAGCGGGCAAAACAAAGCCAACCCGTCGGGCTTACTACAAGGTGCGGTAATGATGCTAAACCACATTGGGCAAACCGAAGTGGCAGAGAAAATACAAAACGCATGGTTACGCACCATAGAGGAAGGTAAGCACACTTTTGATATTTATAAAGAGGGCACTAGCACCGAGTTACTAGGCACAAAAGAGTTTGCCGAAGCGGTAGTTGCCAACCTAGGTAAAAAACCACAACAATTTAAAGAGGCAGCCTACGATAAAGAAAAAGTACTACAGTTACCTAAATACGTACGTAAGCCACAGGCAGACAAAAAACTAGTAGGTATTGATGTATTTGTAAACTGGACGGGTAGCGAGCCAAACGAACTAGCAGCCTTACTAGAAAAAATTAATGCCGACGAGGCAGGATTAAACATGATAACCAACCGCGGTATAAAAGTATGGCCAAACGGTTTTAAAGAAACGTTTTGTACTGACCATTGGCGTTGCCGCTTTATGCCACAAGAAGGAAAATCGATAGATAAAAAAGATATAGTAAACCTGCTAGGCGGTGCTATAGATAACAATATTGATGTAATTAAAACAGAAAACTTATACGAATTTGATGGTAAACCAGCCTTTTCGTTAGGACAAGGACAGTAA
- a CDS encoding LysR family transcriptional regulator has product MNYTLHQLQVFLKVTQTKSITKAAEELYLTQPAVSIQLRNLQDQFDIPLTEVVGRQLYVTDFGKEIAEAAEAILNEVQAINHKTLAYKGQLSGRLKISSVSTGKYVMPFFLSGFLHEHPGIELSLDVTNKSKVVESLAQNKVDFTLVSVLPEGLDIKSTPLMKNSLYLVGHDKPKKKNYTKSFMGEVPLIYREKGSATRAAMENFVDGNRIAASKRVELTSNEAVKQAVIAGLGYSIMPLIGIKNELSNNDLHLYPMKGLPIETTWNLVWLKSKRFSPAAEAYLDYITKEKTDIMAQHFSWFENY; this is encoded by the coding sequence ATGAACTACACGCTGCACCAACTTCAAGTATTTTTAAAGGTTACCCAAACCAAAAGCATTACCAAAGCTGCCGAAGAGCTGTATTTAACCCAACCTGCGGTATCCATACAATTGCGTAACCTGCAAGACCAATTTGATATTCCGCTTACCGAAGTAGTAGGTAGGCAATTGTACGTAACTGATTTTGGTAAGGAGATTGCCGAAGCTGCCGAGGCAATATTAAACGAGGTACAGGCTATTAACCATAAAACCTTAGCCTACAAGGGGCAACTTAGCGGTAGGTTAAAAATATCGTCCGTATCTACAGGAAAGTATGTAATGCCGTTTTTCCTGTCGGGATTTTTACATGAACATCCTGGTATAGAACTTTCGTTGGATGTTACGAATAAGAGTAAGGTGGTGGAGAGCTTGGCGCAGAATAAGGTGGATTTTACTTTGGTATCGGTACTGCCCGAAGGGTTGGACATTAAAAGTACACCACTAATGAAAAACAGCTTGTACCTTGTAGGGCACGATAAGCCAAAGAAGAAAAACTATACCAAGAGTTTTATGGGCGAGGTGCCGTTAATATACCGCGAAAAGGGGTCGGCAACGCGGGCTGCTATGGAAAATTTTGTAGATGGCAACCGTATTGCTGCCAGCAAACGGGTAGAGTTAACCTCTAACGAGGCAGTAAAACAAGCCGTAATAGCAGGGTTGGGTTACTCGATAATGCCTTTAATTGGGATTAAAAACGAACTATCTAACAACGATTTGCATTTGTACCCTATGAAGGGATTACCTATAGAAACGACGTGGAATTTGGTTTGGCTAAAAAGCAAACGCTTTTCGCCCGCTGCTGAGGCATACCTTGACTATATTACTAAAGAAAAAACCGATATTATGGCGCAGCACTTTAGTTGGTTTGAAAATTATTAA
- a CDS encoding TIGR03643 family protein encodes MAAKVIVPKTEATLTDRDMDRIIEMAWEDRTPFDAIEYQFGLTEERVKALMKRELKFSSYRLWRNRVARCKTKHAKKRNASIDRFKCNRQRAISGNTIAKRR; translated from the coding sequence ATGGCTGCAAAAGTAATAGTACCCAAAACCGAAGCTACCCTTACCGATAGGGATATGGACCGTATTATTGAAATGGCATGGGAGGACCGTACCCCATTTGATGCTATTGAGTACCAGTTTGGGCTTACCGAAGAGAGGGTAAAGGCGTTAATGAAGCGTGAGCTTAAGTTTAGTAGTTACCGCCTGTGGCGTAACCGCGTAGCGCGTTGCAAAACCAAACACGCCAAAAAACGTAACGCGAGTATAGACCGTTTTAAGTGCAACAGACAACGTGCCATATCAGGTAATACAATAGCAAAACGCAGATAG
- a CDS encoding DASH family cryptochrome: protein MPTSIVWFKTDLRLHDNEALVKAIQQSNNIVPVYCIDDAQFGETEFGFKKTGSFRAQFLLESLADLDAQLRALKSGLVVVRGIPEEELPRIARLYNAKKVYAKKEVTTDEKKQEERVAAALWKQGCVVETFSTSTLYHAEDLPFPLRGIPDVFTTFRKKIEKEAGIRPVFDKPETIASPIISETKLPTLPDLGLTPLTPDSRGVMPFKGGETEGLQRLNHYIFGTEAIATYKETRNGLVGSDYSSKFSAWLAMGCLSARQVYHEVKKYEAENGANKSTYWMIFELLWRDYFRFMMKKHRNRLFLPSGIKNTTVKWDTPNPKVLQSWIDGKTGQDFIDANMLELKLTGFMSNRGRQNVASYFCHDLKLDWRYGAAYFEEMLIDYDASSNWGNWAYIAGVGNDPRDARRFNPQKQASDYDAKKTYRNLWLQK, encoded by the coding sequence ATGCCTACATCTATTGTTTGGTTTAAAACAGATTTGAGGCTGCACGATAACGAAGCATTAGTAAAAGCCATACAGCAAAGTAACAATATAGTACCCGTATATTGTATAGACGATGCACAGTTTGGCGAAACAGAATTTGGCTTTAAAAAAACAGGCAGCTTTAGAGCGCAATTTTTGCTCGAATCGTTAGCCGATCTCGATGCGCAACTTCGTGCGTTAAAATCGGGGTTGGTAGTAGTGCGTGGCATCCCCGAAGAAGAACTTCCGCGTATAGCACGCCTGTACAATGCCAAAAAAGTATACGCCAAAAAAGAGGTAACTACCGACGAGAAAAAGCAGGAGGAACGCGTAGCAGCAGCCCTTTGGAAACAAGGCTGTGTGGTAGAAACCTTTAGTACCAGCACACTGTACCACGCCGAGGATTTACCTTTCCCCTTACGCGGCATCCCCGATGTGTTTACCACCTTCCGAAAAAAAATAGAAAAAGAAGCAGGCATCCGCCCTGTATTTGATAAGCCCGAAACCATAGCATCGCCTATAATTTCGGAAACCAAACTGCCCACGTTGCCCGATTTGGGATTAACACCCCTTACGCCCGATAGCAGAGGCGTAATGCCATTTAAAGGTGGCGAAACCGAGGGGCTACAACGCCTAAACCATTATATTTTTGGTACGGAGGCTATAGCCACTTACAAGGAAACCCGTAACGGTTTGGTGGGTAGCGATTACTCCTCTAAATTCTCGGCATGGTTGGCAATGGGCTGCTTATCGGCGCGGCAGGTATATCACGAAGTAAAAAAATATGAAGCAGAAAACGGAGCTAATAAAAGTACCTATTGGATGATTTTTGAGCTACTATGGCGCGATTATTTTAGGTTTATGATGAAAAAGCACCGTAACCGCCTGTTTTTACCTAGTGGTATAAAAAATACCACTGTAAAATGGGATACACCCAACCCCAAGGTGCTACAAAGCTGGATAGACGGCAAAACGGGGCAGGACTTTATAGATGCCAACATGCTGGAACTAAAACTTACGGGTTTTATGAGCAATAGGGGCAGGCAAAATGTTGCGAGCTATTTTTGCCACGATTTAAAATTAGATTGGCGTTATGGGGCTGCGTATTTTGAAGAAATGTTAATAGATTACGATGCATCGAGCAATTGGGGCAACTGGGCATACATAGCGGGTGTGGGTAACGACCCCCGCGATGCCCGCCGTTTTAACCCCCAAAAGCAGGCTAGCGATTACGATGCTAAAAAAACCTACAGAAATTTATGGCTGCAAAAGTAA
- a CDS encoding helix-turn-helix domain-containing protein: MEINGLAIKQHREKLGLTQKELADLIGASRETIINYEKGRPIPKSKSEILHKVLASTPQVNEVPTVYNEVQPLQEDFTNKNGNKFIELPNGQYYMLMPLAEFKIQAGFLSSYQDTDFLMDLGQHGILVDKPLQGRYVAFRVNGDSMDDGSNEAITRDSIVSTRELQRHHWLDKLRYRDFPYWVIYTTQSKMPLLKEIVEHNTEEGYITCHSLNDSPEYADFKLHLNDIQALFYVIDVNRSVSKKIHY; this comes from the coding sequence ATGGAAATAAACGGATTAGCTATTAAACAGCATCGCGAAAAATTAGGGCTTACCCAAAAAGAACTTGCCGACCTTATTGGTGCAAGTAGGGAAACTATTATTAATTATGAGAAGGGACGCCCCATTCCGAAATCTAAAAGTGAAATATTGCACAAAGTGTTGGCTTCAACTCCGCAGGTTAACGAAGTGCCTACGGTGTATAACGAGGTACAACCGCTACAGGAAGATTTTACCAACAAAAACGGTAATAAGTTTATTGAGCTACCCAACGGCCAGTACTATATGCTTATGCCTTTGGCAGAGTTTAAAATACAAGCAGGATTTTTAAGCAGCTACCAAGACACTGATTTTTTAATGGATTTAGGACAACATGGCATTTTAGTAGATAAACCCCTGCAAGGGCGGTACGTAGCCTTTAGGGTAAACGGCGATAGTATGGACGATGGTAGTAACGAGGCCATTACCCGCGATAGTATTGTGAGCACGCGCGAGTTGCAACGCCACCACTGGCTAGATAAATTGCGGTACCGCGATTTCCCGTATTGGGTTATTTATACTACGCAAAGCAAAATGCCTTTGCTGAAAGAAATTGTAGAACATAACACCGAAGAGGGGTATATTACGTGCCACTCGTTAAACGATAGCCCCGAATATGCCGATTTTAAATTGCACCTTAACGATATACAAGCACTTTTTTATGTTATTGATGTTAACCGTAGTGTAAGCAAAAAAATACATTATTAA
- a CDS encoding DUF3127 domain-containing protein, producing the protein MTITGNIESIEYRNTAGHEKKVVTILPGYRQKAFVEFRGRRMADLDSFKENDEISVNVSLEGKISKNSGIQYNNLVAQYTTLISSATDE; encoded by the coding sequence ATGACCATTACAGGAAACATTGAGAGCATTGAGTACCGCAACACAGCAGGACACGAAAAGAAGGTAGTGACTATTTTACCAGGTTACCGACAAAAGGCGTTTGTTGAATTTAGAGGGAGGCGTATGGCGGACTTGGATTCGTTTAAGGAGAACGACGAAATTTCGGTAAACGTAAGCCTAGAGGGTAAAATATCCAAAAACAGTGGCATACAGTACAACAACCTTGTAGCACAGTACACCACACTTATTAGCAGCGCAACAGACGAGTAG
- a CDS encoding YdaU family protein, translating to MKDPAFPFYAQDFLVGTMHMTCEQTGAYIKLLAYQWVNLGIPKQRIGIIIGTGWENIWLSIRDKFTERNGIYYNQRLEDEREKRARFKQKQSENGKKGGRPKKNPTPTQQKPLENESEDEKENDSSYENEKEGTGEKTSVIHPYPTEAFAQQWQLWKNYRATEHNFYYRSPQSEQAALVELSTLADTQATAIAIMHQSMSKGWKGFFELKTNEQTRTPARKGKTQYSDDFKRKIAEGLQSR from the coding sequence ATGAAAGACCCTGCATTCCCATTCTATGCACAAGATTTTTTGGTAGGCACCATGCACATGACGTGTGAGCAAACAGGAGCGTACATAAAGCTCCTGGCTTACCAATGGGTTAATTTGGGCATACCTAAACAACGTATAGGCATTATTATTGGCACAGGTTGGGAAAACATTTGGCTATCCATCCGCGATAAGTTTACAGAGCGTAACGGCATCTATTACAACCAACGTTTGGAGGACGAACGCGAAAAGAGAGCGCGGTTTAAACAAAAACAATCCGAAAACGGTAAAAAAGGAGGACGACCTAAAAAAAACCCAACCCCTACCCAACAAAAGCCTTTAGAAAATGAAAGTGAAGATGAAAAAGAAAATGATAGTAGCTATGAGAATGAAAAAGAGGGTACGGGAGAAAAAACAAGCGTAATACACCCCTACCCCACCGAGGCATTTGCCCAGCAATGGCAGCTCTGGAAAAACTACCGCGCTACCGAGCATAATTTTTACTACCGTAGCCCCCAAAGCGAGCAGGCCGCCTTAGTCGAGTTAAGCACCCTTGCCGATACCCAAGCCACCGCCATAGCCATAATGCACCAAAGTATGAGCAAAGGCTGGAAAGGATTTTTTGAATTAAAAACCAATGAGCAAACCCGAACACCTGCCCGAAAAGGCAAAACACAGTATAGCGACGATTTCAAACGAAAAATTGCTGAAGGTTTACAGTCCCGTTAA
- a CDS encoding Panacea domain-containing protein has protein sequence MYNPVTVVNYFVKKYADDEKLTPMKLIKLTYIAYGWYLALSDGEKLVDEEPQAWDLGPVLPTLYHSLKKYGGNKVKEPIYLKDAVKDVITDKDAEFLDFVWDKYGHYSGKELSAITHTEGTPWSEIYPKGYNLTLPKKLVQKYYETKLHELLERAS, from the coding sequence ATGTATAACCCAGTTACTGTTGTAAACTACTTTGTAAAAAAGTATGCCGACGATGAAAAACTAACACCAATGAAGTTAATTAAATTAACCTACATTGCCTATGGGTGGTACTTAGCATTAAGCGATGGCGAAAAATTAGTAGATGAAGAGCCCCAAGCGTGGGATTTGGGTCCTGTACTACCTACCCTATATCACAGCCTAAAAAAATACGGCGGTAATAAAGTTAAAGAACCCATTTACTTAAAAGATGCGGTTAAAGATGTTATTACCGATAAAGATGCCGAATTCCTCGATTTTGTTTGGGATAAGTACGGGCATTACTCCGGTAAAGAGTTAAGTGCCATTACACATACCGAAGGCACACCATGGTCTGAAATATACCCCAAAGGCTACAACCTAACACTACCCAAAAAGCTAGTCCAAAAATACTACGAAACCAAACTGCACGAACTCCTAGAGCGTGCATCATAA
- a CDS encoding phage terminase large subunit: MKLLVKQEHAIYYLKDNQTEEVLYGGAAGGGKSALGCLWLMEMCQKYPKTRWLMGRSKLKNLKETTLNTFFELATLLQLSKQFQYRAQENVIRWNNGSEILLKDLFHYPSDPNFDSLGSLEVTGAFIDECNQVVYHAWQIVKSRIRYKLSENKLIPKLLGSCNPSKNWAYKEFFKPHREDALPQYRKFIQSLPTDNPYLHPSYLQSLLRLDKNSRERLYYGNWEYDDDPATLIDHDAIADYFNPNHLQPEGLKYLTIDVARKGRDNTIFRVWHGWVCIRREVIVKSGLDEVVARARKLQAQYGIALSNTIADEDGVGGGVVDFLKCKGFINNASPLEIKENGVYINPNYDNLKSQCSIKMAERIMARMAGEYCDNDAVQQATTEEMEQVKLKDIDKDGKQGIIPKDRVKALIGRSPDEWDSIMMRYWFALRKSYNARVRVG, encoded by the coding sequence ATGAAACTCTTGGTTAAACAAGAACATGCCATTTACTACTTGAAAGACAACCAAACCGAAGAGGTACTTTACGGGGGCGCAGCAGGTGGTGGCAAGAGTGCCTTGGGCTGCCTTTGGCTTATGGAAATGTGCCAGAAATACCCCAAAACGCGCTGGCTTATGGGGCGCAGTAAACTCAAAAACTTAAAGGAAACTACGCTAAACACTTTTTTTGAACTTGCTACACTATTACAGTTAAGCAAACAATTCCAATACCGCGCGCAAGAAAATGTTATTCGCTGGAATAACGGTAGCGAAATTCTCCTAAAAGATTTATTCCATTACCCGTCCGACCCGAATTTTGATAGTTTGGGCTCGCTGGAGGTTACAGGTGCATTTATTGATGAGTGCAACCAAGTAGTATATCATGCATGGCAAATTGTAAAGAGTCGAATTCGTTATAAGTTATCCGAAAACAAACTAATTCCGAAACTATTAGGCAGTTGCAACCCGTCTAAAAACTGGGCGTATAAGGAGTTTTTTAAACCCCACAGGGAAGATGCTTTGCCCCAATATCGTAAATTCATACAAAGCCTGCCTACCGATAACCCGTACCTGCACCCAAGTTATTTACAATCGTTATTACGGTTGGATAAAAACAGCCGAGAGCGCTTGTATTATGGCAATTGGGAGTACGACGACGACCCCGCTACGTTGATAGACCACGATGCTATTGCCGATTATTTTAACCCCAACCATCTGCAACCCGAAGGGCTTAAATACCTCACTATTGATGTAGCCCGAAAAGGGCGCGATAATACCATTTTTAGGGTTTGGCACGGTTGGGTATGCATCCGCAGGGAAGTGATAGTCAAATCAGGATTGGACGAGGTGGTAGCACGCGCCCGAAAGTTACAAGCGCAATACGGTATCGCGCTAAGCAACACCATTGCCGATGAGGATGGTGTGGGTGGTGGCGTAGTCGATTTCCTAAAATGCAAGGGGTTTATTAATAATGCATCGCCGCTAGAAATTAAAGAAAATGGCGTGTATATAAACCCGAATTACGATAACCTAAAAAGCCAATGCAGCATTAAAATGGCGGAGCGTATAATGGCACGTATGGCAGGCGAATACTGCGATAACGATGCCGTACAGCAAGCTACTACGGAGGAAATGGAGCAGGTTAAACTCAAAGATATTGATAAAGACGGTAAACAGGGCATTATCCCTAAAGACCGCGTTAAAGCCTTAATCGGGCGTAGCCCCGACGAATGGGACAGTATTATGATGCGCTACTGGTTTGCCCTCCGCAAAAGTTATAATGCACGTGTTCGTGTTGGGTAG
- a CDS encoding AbiJ-NTD4 domain-containing protein, whose product MRFSQRIGKTPFETALQFESINNKLKNRLWNIILDYFELFDDVSLSFGLKSDRDKILLFIWKDFFAHPSDTIYKNPFGNIDTVKIIAHIRRWFFDEAHWYEIYDFVEFIISSELTVLNKAVFTSNFNDALKKEASAYKIINNVVTPIASDIEVDSIQEILSETNGWQSINEHLKTALKFLSDRESPDYRNSIKESISAVEATCIKITSDSKATLGKALTEIEKKHSIDGGLKSALKSIYGYTSNTGGIRHALIDDDVSPSFEDAKFMLVSCSAFVNYLKAKV is encoded by the coding sequence ATGAGATTTTCGCAGCGTATTGGTAAAACGCCTTTTGAAACTGCTCTACAATTTGAATCAATCAATAATAAATTAAAGAATAGATTGTGGAACATAATTTTAGATTATTTTGAGTTGTTTGATGATGTATCCCTTAGTTTTGGCTTGAAAAGTGATAGGGATAAAATACTCCTTTTTATTTGGAAAGACTTTTTTGCTCATCCCTCCGATACAATATATAAAAATCCTTTTGGAAATATAGATACGGTTAAAATCATTGCTCATATAAGAAGATGGTTTTTTGACGAAGCTCATTGGTATGAAATTTATGATTTTGTAGAGTTTATTATATCAAGTGAACTCACCGTATTAAATAAAGCTGTCTTTACAAGTAATTTTAACGATGCATTAAAAAAGGAGGCATCTGCATATAAAATTATAAATAATGTAGTAACGCCAATAGCATCAGATATAGAAGTTGATTCAATTCAGGAAATACTAAGTGAAACTAACGGATGGCAGTCTATAAATGAACATTTAAAAACGGCTCTCAAGTTTTTATCCGATAGGGAATCCCCTGATTATCGAAATTCAATTAAAGAGTCGATATCGGCTGTAGAAGCAACTTGTATCAAAATTACAAGCGATTCTAAAGCTACTCTAGGAAAAGCTCTAACTGAAATAGAAAAAAAACACTCAATCGATGGAGGGCTTAAAAGCGCACTTAAATCTATTTATGGTTATACTAGTAATACAGGTGGAATAAGGCACGCTTTAATTGATGATGATGTTTCGCCTTCTTTTGAAGATGCCAAGTTTATGTTGGTATCGTGTTCAGCCTTTGTTAATTATTTAAAGGCTAAAGTATAA